The DNA segment CCGATCGCCGCCGCGGCGTTGTCCACGCTCGGCGCCGCGTTGTCCGCGCCGCATCTCTCCGCGCTCACCACGTTGTCCGCGACGCTCTGCGCGTGCTTCACGTGCTGCCATCATCTCGGCTTCTGATAGGCCACCACTGCCGTCGGTGTCGGCGCGTTCAAACATCGCCGCTTGGCGTTCGCTACGGCGTTCGGCGCGTTCAGCTTGGCGGGCTTCGCGAGCGGCGTTCATTTCCTCTGGGGTGACTTCGCCATTTCCGTCGGTGTCCGTTTCGGCAAAGCGTTGCGCCCGGCGGGCACTGCGGTCTTCGGTGGAGATTTGGCCGTCCGCATTGGCGTCCATTCTTTCGAAGCGCTCGGCGGCTTTCGTCTTAGCTTCTTCAAGCGATACAACGCCATCGCCATTGGTATCCGAACCGGCAAAGCCGCCGCCATGATGTTTCGCAACGGCGATACCTGCGCCGCCAATGCCAAGAGCAAGAGCCGCGGCCGAAAGAGTGAGTGTAAGTTTACGCATAAGGGGTCCTATCCATCTGTTCTCAATATTGATGAGTTGCGGCAAGACACCGCTCGGCTGCGCCATAAAGGCGCGGCCATGGCTACGGCGGTCAACAGGCAAGCGATGGGGCCAAAGCGCGCCAAATTTGCAAACCGCTGCGTCAGGGGAGGGCGCCAATGGCGGGCCTCACCGCAACTCACAATTGCCGTTCTAGGGGGTGAGTGTCGCAGAATTATCCCGAAATGCGCTCTTTGTGTCGCGCTTTGTATCAGGCGCACCGGCCCGTTCATCCAAGCGACATTTTGTCGCTTGGCGGTTCATCACCGCGCAAGAAAACAGGTGCTTACCCGGTATTAGCGTGGCCGGTGTTGGGTGCCCTCGCCGGCTGTGATGAAGATCGCGGTTGCGTGTGTTTCGACATCGGCGATGTGCCATACCCCCGGATCATTGATCGCATATTCCCCTGCAACCAATCGTGTTTGCGATCGGGTGCCGTCGGGGGTTTCTTGGGTAAGGACCATCGCGCCCTCAGTGCAGATCACGACTTCTGAACCGTTGGGATGCATTTCCCAACTGTCCCACCCTTCGGTGAAGGTGTGTTGAGATACCAATCGCCCTTCGGCGCCGTCTGAGCCGTGGCGTGCGCCGTATCCCGCGTACCATTCCATCCCTGAAAATGGTGGTTGGGGGACAGCGGTCGCCCCCAACCCCAAATGGATGAACGCATCGGCAAGTTTTTGCGCCGTCATTGTGCCGGTTGAACCATGCAAAAGACGTTCAATTTGTTGCCGTCGGGATCGCGAAAATACCCAGCGTAAAAACCATCATCGCCGCGCGGACCGGGTGCGCCTTCGTCGCTGCCGCCCTGGGCGATTGCGGTGTCATAGATCGCTTGGACTTTGTCTGGGCTATCCACCTGAAGGGCAACCATCGTTCCGTTGCCGACGCTGGCGGGTTGTTCATCAAAAGGCTTTGTTGCAGCGACACCCGCCGCCCCGCCCATTTCGCCCCATGCGATAAAGGTTTCAAATTCCATCATACGGCCCACGCCGAAATGTTTGGCGATGGCATCGTAAAACGCCGCCGCGCGCGGCAAATCATTGGTGCCCAAAGTCACATAGCCGATCATATCGATTCTCCCCTCGTGCTGTCTGTGTCGAGATCGCGAAATGCGACTCGAAGAATGAGAACATTACTAGAACATCAATCGCGGCGCAATCGTCCCTAAAGCGCAGCGGTTTCCCGCTCCACCCAAGCTAGATCATCACCAGAAAGCTGTGGCGCGATCAGCGCGCGTACCTTTTCGTGATACGCATTGAGCCACGCTATCTCGCTTTCTGTCAGCAGACTTTTGTCGATAAGACGACGATCAATCGGCACAAAGGTGAGCGGTTCAAAGCCCAAATAGCGACCCTCTGCACCCCCAATGTCCTTCTCAATTGTCAGAACGAGATTTTCGATCCGAATGCCAAAGGCGTCGGGCTTGTAATAGCCCGGCTCGTTCGAACAGATCATGCCGGCCAGCAATTCTTGGCCTGTGCCAGCTTGCCCGCCGCTTGGTTTGGCGATCCGTTGCGGTCCCTCGTGCACGCCCAGGAAACTGCCGACGCCGTGGCCGGTCCCGTGCGCGTAATCCACCCCGGCTTCCCACAAATATTGTCGCGCAAGCGCGTCGATTTGACCGCCATTGGTCCCTTGGGGGAACACGACGCGATCGATTTGAATGTGCCCTTTTAACACGCGCGTGAAGCGATCGCGCATTTCGGTGGTGGGTTTACTGCCATCGGGCGTATCGATCCATACGGTGCGGGTGATGTCGGTCGTGCCCGCTGGATATTGGCCACCGGAATCGACTAGATAGATCGATCCGGGTGGAATGGTGATGTTGCTGTCTTCATCGACCCGGTAATGCGGCAAGGCGGCATGGCCCGCGGCGGCAGAGATCGTGTCGAAACTGGTGTCGCGCAAATCGCCATGTTCGCGGCGGAATCCCTCTAGCTTTGCAGCGGCGGTCAATTCGTCGATTTCGCCAGCCGGTGCAGTCACTTCAAGCCAGCGCAAGAAACGCGACACGGCTGCCCCATCTCGAGCCTGAGCATCGCGGTGGCCCGCCACTTCGGCTGGGTTCTTGACCGCTTTGGCAAGGATGGTGGGATCTTGGCGGAAGGTGAAATTGGCACCCCCAGCCCGCAATGCCTGAGCAATACCGACCACTCCAAAATCGGGATCGATGCTGACGTGTTTGCCAGACAGTTCACCCAACGCACCTTGAAACTCATCGCGCGCTCGTACGGTAATTGCATTGCCCAAATGCTTGGTCAGCTCCGGCGTGACCTTTTCCGGCGCGATGAACAATTCAGCGCGGCCATCCTTGTGGGCGATGACATAGGATAGTGCGACCGGCGTGTGCGCAACATCGCCGCCGCGAATGTTCAACAGCCACGCAATAGAATCGAGGGCCGGGACTACGACAGCGTCGAGCCCTTCCTCGCTCAACCAATCGGCAACATCGGCGCGTTTCTCCGCCGATGAACGCCCGGCCAGGTCTTCGGTATGCACAATCGCTTGGGCGTCAGACGGTGCAGGTTGATCGGACCAGACGGCGTCAATCGGGTTGTTTTCGGCCGGGACCATCGCGATACCTGACGGTTCAACCGCCTTTTCTAAAGCCGCGACCCAGTTCCATGTGTGGAGCCATGGGTCATACGCAATCTTTGCTCCTTCTTCGCTGACGTCTTTTAGCCAATCGCCAAGGCTGTCACCGGGGATGCTGCGATATTCAAAGAGGTTTTCGTTTACCTGGTCGCGCACTTGAACCGTGTAGCGACCATCAACGAAAATCGCCGCACGATCCAATGTGACTGCTGCAAAACCAGCCGATCCACCAAATCCGGTTAGCCAGCTCAACCTTTGCGCGTATTCGCCGACATATTCGCTCATATGTTCGTCGGAGATCGGGATCACAAACCCATTGAGATCGCGCCGCTTCAATTCTTCGCGCAACGCTTTCAAACGGGCTTCGTGGGTTTGCATCAACATTTGGTCATTTCCCGGTTAGTTTCGATGCGGAGCTTGCCGCATGACTATGAGTCTCTAATAACTGACCATATAGGCCGATTGGCCGCCGCTTTCCAGCGGAGCTTGCCCTCGCAAAGGAACCACCCGGCATGTCGAATTCTAGACTCACTCTTCTTACATGTGCGGGCGCTTTTGTGGCGCTTATGACCAGCGCAGTTTCCGCCGACACTCATGAGGACACAACCAGCGTGACAGCAACACCTCCCACCGTTTCCCCGCCAATCGCTGAAAAGCGCGAACACACGTACACTCATCACGGGATCACCATCTCTGATCCCTACGAATGGCTGTACGACAAATCCTATCCCGAGATCGATGACGAAGACGTGCTGGATTATGTCCGCGCCGAGAATGCCTATTTCGAGGCGCAGATGGAGCCGCAGGGCGCTCTGACTGAGGCGTTGTTCACCGAAATGCGCGGACGGATCAAAGAAGACGATTCCACCGTACCTCAACGGATGGGTGAGTATCTGTATTGGTTCGAGTTTGAAGAGGGCGCGCAATATCGCAAACATTATCGCAAAGGGCTGGATGAGGGCGCAGAAGCCACTTTGATTCTGGACGAAAATGTGTTGGCAGAAGGCCACGAATATTTCCGCCTTGGTGCCTTATCAATAAGCCAGAATGGCCGGCTCATGGCCTATTCCACCGACACCAGCGGAGCAGAGCGTTACACCGCGCGGATCATGGATTTCGAGACAGGCGAGTTGCTTGCCGATGAAATCCCCAACCTCCGCAGTAGCTTAACATGGGTCGCGAATGATACGGCGTTGGTTTACGGCCCGTCGAGCGAGAATTGGCGCACATTGGAAGCAAAACTCCATGTGATTGGCACACCGGTCTCTGAAGATGTGGTCCTGTATAAAGAGGACGATGAAAGCTTTGGCGTGGGCGCGGGACTTTCGGCTCAGGAAGATTATTTGATCATCGCGACCGGCGACAATGAAACCAGCGAAGTGCGCTTTGTTTCTGCCGATGATCCGACCGCCCCGCTGACTTTGATCAAACCGCGTCAAACAGGCGTGGAATACAGCGTGGATATTCGCGAGGGCGATATGTTCGTCTGGACCAATGACGATCACATCAATTTTCGCCTCGCCAAAGCGTCTCTGGAAACGCCGGGATCATGGGAAACCGTGATTGCGGGATCGGATGAATTCTATCTCACCGATTTTGAATTGTTCGAAGGGTTCTTCGTCACCGAAGGGCGTTTGAACGGCCTCGATCAGGTTCAGATCCGCCAATATGACGCGCCCCTCTCCGCTCAGCCTATTGCCTTTCCAGAGGCGAGCTATGATGCGGGTCTGTCAAACAACCCGGAATATGATCAAACCGTGCTGAGACTTTCGTATGAAAGCATGGTCACGCCCGACTCGGTCTATGATTATGATGTAGCTGCGGCTTCGCTGGAATTGTTGAAGCAACAAGAAATCCCCAGCGGCTATGACGCATCGCTGTACGAAACACAGCGGGTGGAGATCGAAGCGCGCGATGGCACGATGGTGCCGGTCAGCGTGGTGATGCGCAAAGACCGTGCTGAGATTTTGGCCGCACAAGGGATCGAAGGGCCGGGGCCGCTGCACCTCTACGCTTATGGCGCCTATGGCTATGCCGTCCCGCCTGGCTTTTCTACCACGCGGCTTTCGTTGGTTGATCGCGGCTTTGCCTATGCCATTGCGCATATTCGCGGCGGTGATGATTTGGGTCGTCGCTGGTATCTCCAGGGCAAGATGTTTGAGCGGACCAACACGTTCAACGATTTCGTTGACGCCGGGCGCGGTTTGATCGCGCAGGGTTTCACCGCAGAAGGCATGGTCACGGCCAGCGGCGGTTCGGCTGGCGGGGAATTGATGGGCGCGATCGTCAATCAAGACCCATCGCAATATGGCGCAATCGTAAGCCATGTGCCGTTTGTCGATGTGCTCAACACCATGTTGAACGCGGAATTGCCGCTGACGCCGGGTGAATGGCAAGAATGGGGCAACCCGATCGAGAGCAAAGAGGCGTTCGCCTACATCCTCTCCTATTCCCCATACGACCAAGTCAGCGCGCAGGATTACCCACCGATGATGGTTACGGCGGGCCTCAACGACCCACGCGTTACCTATTGGGAGCCGGCCAAATGGGTGGCACTTCTGCGCGATATGAAAACCGACGACAATGTGTTGGTGATGAAGACCAATATGGGTGCCGGGCACGGGGGACAATCGGGCCGATGGAATTCCTTGCGCGAAACGGCGGAGGAGTTTGCCTTTATCCTGTGGCAAATGGGGATGAGTGAGCATGCCGAGTGAATGCTCGCATAGCAACCAGT comes from the Erythrobacter sp. Alg231-14 genome and includes:
- a CDS encoding S9 family peptidase — translated: MSNSRLTLLTCAGAFVALMTSAVSADTHEDTTSVTATPPTVSPPIAEKREHTYTHHGITISDPYEWLYDKSYPEIDDEDVLDYVRAENAYFEAQMEPQGALTEALFTEMRGRIKEDDSTVPQRMGEYLYWFEFEEGAQYRKHYRKGLDEGAEATLILDENVLAEGHEYFRLGALSISQNGRLMAYSTDTSGAERYTARIMDFETGELLADEIPNLRSSLTWVANDTALVYGPSSENWRTLEAKLHVIGTPVSEDVVLYKEDDESFGVGAGLSAQEDYLIIATGDNETSEVRFVSADDPTAPLTLIKPRQTGVEYSVDIREGDMFVWTNDDHINFRLAKASLETPGSWETVIAGSDEFYLTDFELFEGFFVTEGRLNGLDQVQIRQYDAPLSAQPIAFPEASYDAGLSNNPEYDQTVLRLSYESMVTPDSVYDYDVAAASLELLKQQEIPSGYDASLYETQRVEIEARDGTMVPVSVVMRKDRAEILAAQGIEGPGPLHLYAYGAYGYAVPPGFSTTRLSLVDRGFAYAIAHIRGGDDLGRRWYLQGKMFERTNTFNDFVDAGRGLIAQGFTAEGMVTASGGSAGGELMGAIVNQDPSQYGAIVSHVPFVDVLNTMLNAELPLTPGEWQEWGNPIESKEAFAYILSYSPYDQVSAQDYPPMMVTAGLNDPRVTYWEPAKWVALLRDMKTDDNVLVMKTNMGAGHGGQSGRWNSLRETAEEFAFILWQMGMSEHAE
- a CDS encoding M24 family metallopeptidase; the encoded protein is MLMQTHEARLKALREELKRRDLNGFVIPISDEHMSEYVGEYAQRLSWLTGFGGSAGFAAVTLDRAAIFVDGRYTVQVRDQVNENLFEYRSIPGDSLGDWLKDVSEEGAKIAYDPWLHTWNWVAALEKAVEPSGIAMVPAENNPIDAVWSDQPAPSDAQAIVHTEDLAGRSSAEKRADVADWLSEEGLDAVVVPALDSIAWLLNIRGGDVAHTPVALSYVIAHKDGRAELFIAPEKVTPELTKHLGNAITVRARDEFQGALGELSGKHVSIDPDFGVVGIAQALRAGGANFTFRQDPTILAKAVKNPAEVAGHRDAQARDGAAVSRFLRWLEVTAPAGEIDELTAAAKLEGFRREHGDLRDTSFDTISAAAGHAALPHYRVDEDSNITIPPGSIYLVDSGGQYPAGTTDITRTVWIDTPDGSKPTTEMRDRFTRVLKGHIQIDRVVFPQGTNGGQIDALARQYLWEAGVDYAHGTGHGVGSFLGVHEGPQRIAKPSGGQAGTGQELLAGMICSNEPGYYKPDAFGIRIENLVLTIEKDIGGAEGRYLGFEPLTFVPIDRRLIDKSLLTESEIAWLNAYHEKVRALIAPQLSGDDLAWVERETAAL
- a CDS encoding cupin — protein: MTAQKLADAFIHLGLGATAVPQPPFSGMEWYAGYGARHGSDGAEGRLVSQHTFTEGWDSWEMHPNGSEVVICTEGAMVLTQETPDGTRSQTRLVAGEYAINDPGVWHIADVETHATAIFITAGEGTQHRPR
- a CDS encoding VOC family protein, which gives rise to MIGYVTLGTNDLPRAAAFYDAIAKHFGVGRMMEFETFIAWGEMGGAAGVAATKPFDEQPASVGNGTMVALQVDSPDKVQAIYDTAIAQGGSDEGAPGPRGDDGFYAGYFRDPDGNKLNVFCMVQPAQ